From the Selenomonas timonae genome, one window contains:
- a CDS encoding Tat pathway signal sequence domain protein, translating into MKRSTRRNVVGITLGVLIVSGSIGSLAHAHEPAGHTAAPPPAHGQMDSAHANVQMSSEDIAKHLSEMFKVSEFEVKQAVDAKKDLFDIGQAAMFAKISGKSFNDVMAMRDSGQTWEQIGDALNIMEDDVQRELDEIEIMHITMRGDVDEKTARALYDEGYAPRDIDAAGIIAKASGKDVRDVLERKTMKNSWKDVAKAYGVDPALVKPKHPDGPPAPQPPAKE; encoded by the coding sequence ATGAAGAGATCGACAAGAAGAAATGTTGTTGGTATCACACTGGGTGTCCTCATTGTCAGCGGGAGCATCGGTTCGCTCGCTCATGCACACGAGCCTGCGGGTCATACTGCGGCTCCGCCGCCTGCGCACGGTCAGATGGACAGCGCACATGCGAACGTCCAGATGAGTTCCGAGGATATTGCCAAGCATTTGTCGGAGATGTTCAAGGTGTCCGAGTTTGAGGTGAAACAGGCTGTTGATGCCAAGAAGGATCTCTTTGACATTGGTCAGGCGGCGATGTTCGCCAAGATTTCCGGCAAATCGTTCAATGACGTTATGGCGATGAGGGACAGCGGACAGACGTGGGAGCAGATCGGCGATGCCCTCAATATTATGGAGGACGATGTCCAGAGAGAGCTGGACGAGATCGAGATCATGCACATCACAATGCGCGGCGATGTCGATGAGAAGACGGCGCGTGCGCTCTATGATGAGGGCTATGCGCCGCGCGACATTGATGCCGCGGGCATCATCGCCAAGGCTTCGGGCAAGGATGTACGAGATGTACTGGAGCGCAAGACGATGAAGAACAGCTGGAAGGATGTGGCAAAGGCGTACGGTGTTGATCCTGCGCTTGTAAAGCCGAAACATCCGGACGGTCCGCCTGCCCCTCAGCCGCCGGCGAAGGAATAA
- the trpB gene encoding tryptophan synthase subunit beta codes for MSKKGRFGDYGGQYVPEIAMPALNELEEAYLKYREDEDFLTEFRGYLRDYAGRPTNLYFAERLTQHYGKANIYLKREDLLHTGAHKINNALGQALLAKRMGKKRIVAETGAGQHGVATATVAALFGMECHIFMGAVDVERQRLNVFRMRLLGATVIPVSSGTGTLKDATSEAIRYWATNITDTYYVIGSAVGPHPYPEMVRDFQKIIGEEIRAQAKERFDAKPNYLVACIGGGSNAIGTFYDFRNDSDVKKFCVEGGGRGDADGDNAKTLSGAGTPGILHGAYSYLLQDEDGQVVEAYSISAGLDYPGVGPEHSFFKDEGIVTYVSVTDKEALAAFQRLSRIEGIIPALESSHALAYLEKLMPETKAGENVVVCLSGRGDKDVQMVAKELGEEIA; via the coding sequence ATGAGCAAGAAGGGACGATTCGGCGACTACGGCGGGCAGTATGTGCCCGAGATCGCGATGCCCGCGCTGAATGAGCTGGAAGAGGCATATCTGAAGTACCGCGAGGATGAGGATTTCCTCACGGAGTTTCGCGGCTATCTCCGTGATTACGCAGGGCGTCCGACGAATCTCTACTTTGCCGAGCGGCTGACGCAGCACTACGGCAAGGCGAATATCTATCTCAAGCGTGAAGACCTCCTGCATACGGGTGCGCACAAGATCAACAACGCGCTCGGGCAGGCGCTCCTCGCCAAGCGCATGGGCAAGAAGCGCATCGTCGCGGAGACGGGCGCGGGGCAGCACGGTGTTGCCACGGCGACGGTGGCGGCGCTCTTCGGCATGGAATGTCATATCTTCATGGGGGCGGTCGATGTCGAGCGTCAGCGGCTCAACGTATTCCGCATGCGACTCCTCGGGGCGACGGTTATTCCCGTTTCGAGCGGCACGGGCACGCTCAAGGACGCAACGAGCGAGGCGATTCGCTACTGGGCGACGAATATCACGGACACTTACTATGTCATTGGCTCGGCGGTCGGCCCGCATCCCTATCCGGAGATGGTGCGCGACTTCCAGAAGATCATCGGTGAGGAGATCCGCGCACAGGCAAAGGAGCGATTTGATGCCAAGCCGAATTATCTCGTTGCGTGCATCGGCGGCGGCAGCAATGCCATCGGAACGTTCTACGATTTCCGAAACGACTCGGATGTGAAGAAGTTCTGCGTCGAGGGCGGCGGACGCGGCGATGCGGACGGCGACAACGCAAAGACCCTCAGTGGCGCGGGCACACCAGGCATCCTGCACGGCGCATACAGCTACCTCCTGCAGGATGAGGACGGACAGGTCGTCGAGGCATACAGTATCTCGGCGGGGCTTGACTATCCCGGGGTCGGACCCGAGCATTCCTTCTTCAAGGACGAGGGCATCGTCACCTATGTCTCTGTAACGGACAAGGAAGCGCTTGCCGCATTTCAGCGTCTCTCGCGCATCGAGGGAATCATCCCCGCGCTTGAGAGCTCGCACGCACTCGCGTATCTGGAGAAACTCATGCCCGAGACGAAGGCGGGCGAGAACGTCGTCGTCTGCCTCTCGGGGCGCGGCGATAAGGATGTGCAAATGGTCGCAAAGGAACTGGGGGAGGAGATCGCATGA
- a CDS encoding FecCD family ABC transporter permease: MEGNTAAAAEPRSVLPQAALSLVLCITLAGACLLSLWVGAQDISIATIMQSFTSYNAANVQEMIVQTLRFPRLLAALTCGASFAVAGAIMQGVTNNPMASPSILGINAGAGFGLAVAMILFPQGSLGLSLVFSFAGAAIATLAIFLLAQTKGAGRGAVFLALAGTAIGAVFGAVTQAMTVYFEVAQDMSYWTAGGISGVRMEQALFILPWTILGLLMAMGIARSVTLLAFGEEVAIGLGSKIQRIRVLAGITVLILGGSAVAVAGPVGFVGLVTPHIARRIVGIDYRKVIPLSAILGALLVVVADIVSRTIHPPYETPLGAVTALVGVPFFLWLIRRKRGVR; the protein is encoded by the coding sequence ATGGAAGGAAATACTGCTGCTGCGGCGGAGCCGCGCTCTGTCCTGCCGCAGGCAGCACTCTCTCTTGTCCTCTGCATCACGCTCGCGGGGGCGTGTCTGCTCTCCCTCTGGGTCGGAGCGCAGGACATCAGCATCGCGACGATCATGCAGTCGTTCACGTCCTACAATGCTGCGAACGTGCAGGAGATGATTGTGCAGACACTGCGCTTTCCGCGCCTCCTCGCTGCGCTCACCTGCGGAGCGAGCTTTGCCGTTGCGGGGGCGATCATGCAGGGGGTGACGAACAACCCGATGGCAAGCCCTTCGATTCTGGGCATCAACGCCGGAGCGGGGTTCGGGCTTGCCGTTGCAATGATTTTGTTCCCGCAGGGCAGTCTCGGACTGTCGCTTGTCTTTTCATTCGCAGGTGCGGCGATTGCGACGCTTGCCATCTTTTTGCTCGCGCAGACGAAGGGTGCGGGACGCGGCGCGGTGTTCCTCGCGCTCGCGGGTACGGCGATCGGAGCGGTGTTCGGCGCTGTGACACAGGCGATGACGGTCTACTTCGAGGTGGCGCAGGATATGTCCTACTGGACGGCGGGCGGCATCAGCGGCGTACGCATGGAGCAGGCTCTCTTTATCCTGCCGTGGACGATTCTGGGGCTTCTCATGGCGATGGGGATTGCACGCTCTGTGACGCTGCTCGCGTTCGGCGAGGAGGTCGCCATTGGGCTCGGGAGCAAGATTCAGCGTATCCGCGTTCTCGCGGGGATCACGGTGCTGATCCTCGGCGGCTCGGCGGTTGCAGTCGCGGGTCCTGTCGGCTTTGTCGGTCTTGTGACACCGCACATCGCACGCAGGATCGTCGGCATCGACTACCGCAAGGTCATCCCGCTCTCGGCGATTCTCGGAGCACTTCTCGTGGTCGTTGCGGACATCGTCTCGCGCACGATTCATCCGCCGTATGAAACACCGCTTGGCGCGGTGACGGCGCTCGTCGGTGTGCCGTTCTTCCTCTGGCTGATCCGCCGAAAGAGAGGTGTGCGATGA
- the trpC gene encoding indole-3-glycerol phosphate synthase TrpC yields MRDILAEIVEKKRTIVAEAKKAVPLDELKANLPCGTFRMAEHFRWRGWGLIAECKLQSPAKGRLTTSHSVTELADIYAAAGAAVLSVHTDPHFLGSNEDFAAVRARVDTPLLRKDFIIDPYQVYEARALGADAVLLIVRILTPEQLKELLYLTWSLGMDALVEVHDRADLEIAQEMPAEFIGINNRNLVTFETSVQTTLDLLPYADVNRTLISESGIFTREDAVRVHDAGCKGVLVGEGLVKSADVGAFAKELSEVGIKEQ; encoded by the coding sequence GTGCGCGATATATTAGCCGAAATTGTTGAAAAGAAGCGCACAATCGTGGCGGAGGCAAAGAAGGCCGTGCCGCTCGATGAGCTGAAAGCGAATCTCCCATGTGGTACGTTCCGCATGGCGGAGCACTTCCGATGGCGAGGCTGGGGACTGATCGCCGAGTGCAAATTGCAGTCGCCCGCAAAGGGGCGGCTGACGACAAGCCACAGCGTCACAGAGCTTGCCGACATCTATGCAGCGGCGGGGGCAGCGGTGCTGTCCGTGCACACCGACCCGCATTTCCTCGGAAGTAACGAGGACTTTGCAGCTGTGCGTGCACGTGTGGACACGCCACTTCTGCGCAAGGACTTCATCATCGACCCCTATCAGGTATACGAGGCGCGCGCCCTCGGCGCGGATGCCGTGCTGCTGATCGTGCGGATTCTGACGCCCGAGCAGCTGAAGGAACTCCTCTATCTCACGTGGAGCCTCGGCATGGACGCGCTCGTGGAGGTGCACGACCGCGCCGATCTCGAGATCGCGCAGGAGATGCCGGCAGAGTTCATCGGCATCAACAACCGCAACCTTGTGACCTTTGAGACGAGTGTTCAGACGACGCTCGACCTTCTGCCGTATGCGGACGTGAACCGCACGCTCATCAGTGAGAGCGGCATTTTCACGCGGGAGGATGCCGTACGCGTTCATGATGCGGGCTGCAAGGGCGTGCTCGTGGGCGAGGGATTGGTGAAGTCCGCCGATGTCGGTGCATTTGCGAAGGAACTATCCGAAGTTGGAATAAAGGAGCAATGA
- a CDS encoding ABC transporter ATP-binding protein, which translates to MKLTIEHLKAGYDSVVIIDDLSLAIPEGKITALIGANGCGKSTLLKTICRIQPRLGGRVLLDGADVHEADPRALAKSIAILPQNPTAPEGLTVRELVSYGRAPYKTSFFSRTTAKDREMIDWALTETNMMEFQHRPIGAMSGGQRQRAWIAMAIAQDTEILFLDEPTSFLDVAHQMEVLRLVQHLNEAYGKTIVMVLHELNQAARFAHCLVGMCRGQLLYCGTPEEVFHKEMLHRVFHIDAELMSDPRTGKPMCIPYCVNELEHSA; encoded by the coding sequence ATGAAATTAACGATAGAACATCTGAAGGCAGGCTACGATAGTGTCGTCATCATCGACGACCTGAGCCTTGCGATCCCCGAGGGGAAGATCACGGCCCTCATCGGTGCGAACGGCTGCGGCAAGTCCACCCTGCTCAAGACCATATGTCGCATCCAGCCGCGCCTCGGCGGGCGCGTGCTCCTCGATGGCGCGGATGTGCACGAGGCAGACCCGCGCGCGCTTGCGAAGTCGATTGCCATTCTGCCGCAGAACCCGACGGCACCCGAGGGGCTGACCGTGCGCGAACTCGTATCGTACGGACGCGCACCATACAAGACCTCGTTTTTCTCGCGCACGACGGCGAAGGATCGCGAGATGATCGACTGGGCACTCACGGAGACGAACATGATGGAGTTTCAGCACCGTCCGATCGGTGCGATGTCGGGCGGACAGCGTCAGCGTGCGTGGATTGCGATGGCGATTGCGCAGGATACCGAAATCCTCTTTCTCGATGAGCCCACGAGCTTTCTCGATGTGGCACATCAAATGGAGGTGCTGCGTCTCGTACAGCATCTCAACGAGGCGTACGGCAAGACGATCGTCATGGTGCTCCACGAGCTGAATCAGGCAGCGCGCTTCGCGCACTGTCTTGTAGGAATGTGCCGCGGACAGCTGCTCTACTGCGGCACACCCGAGGAGGTCTTTCACAAGGAGATGCTGCACCGTGTGTTCCACATTGATGCGGAGCTGATGAGCGATCCGCGTACAGGGAAACCCATGTGTATTCCGTACTGTGTGAACGAATTGGAGCATTCGGCATGA
- a CDS encoding fructose-6-phosphate aldolase, which produces MKYLLDTANLDDIRELSEYLPIAGVTSNPTIVKKEGAVPFFAHMREIRAIIGNLRPLHIQVTARDYDGMMRDAEAVFRHVDEKVFIKVPVDFAGVKVIKALKRQGANVTATAVYGMDQAFIALEAGADCIAPYFNRMEALGLDAANVIGNIAGIISHYGYETEILAASFKQPAQIDRAILAGAHSVTVAPNVLREVFAKKVVTDAVQAFADDWSSLYGGKTLAALDG; this is translated from the coding sequence ATGAAATACCTACTCGATACGGCAAATCTCGACGACATCCGTGAACTCTCCGAATATCTGCCCATTGCGGGCGTGACGAGCAACCCCACCATTGTGAAGAAGGAAGGTGCAGTTCCCTTCTTTGCACACATGCGTGAGATTCGCGCCATCATCGGTAATCTGCGCCCTCTGCATATTCAGGTGACGGCACGGGACTACGACGGCATGATGCGCGACGCGGAAGCCGTGTTCCGTCATGTGGATGAGAAGGTATTCATCAAAGTTCCCGTCGACTTCGCGGGCGTCAAGGTTATCAAGGCACTGAAACGACAGGGGGCGAATGTCACGGCGACAGCCGTTTACGGCATGGATCAGGCATTTATCGCACTTGAGGCGGGCGCGGACTGCATCGCGCCGTATTTTAACCGCATGGAAGCACTCGGACTTGACGCAGCGAATGTCATCGGCAATATCGCCGGCATCATCAGCCACTACGGCTATGAGACGGAAATCCTCGCGGCGAGCTTCAAGCAGCCCGCCCAGATTGACCGCGCTATCCTTGCGGGCGCGCACTCCGTCACCGTCGCTCCGAATGTCCTGCGCGAGGTCTTTGCGAAGAAGGTTGTAACGGATGCTGTTCAGGCATTTGCGGATGACTGGTCTAGTCTTTATGGCGGAAAGACGCTTGCGGCGTTGGATGGATGA
- a CDS encoding FecCD family ABC transporter permease: MNVLQKRFYLYSAVFIVLIAVMFVLHLGTGFADLSYVDLARILLGGGTAEENMTVFDFRMVRSVLALLIGAGLALAGLIFQTISRNELASPGLLGVNAGAGFGVLLLIYFSDTASSSLWLQPLVATSGAALAAVFIYRMSYEKGKNLSTYTLVLMGISLTAGIHAIEMMLIVRLSQEKFSQVNTWIIGSIFGGTWEHVALLLPIILLLAAFFYLRQTDLDVLALSDETAIGLGVPLNRARFLYLMAAVALAASCVAIGGSIGFVGLLCPHIARRLVGVQHARSIPLTVLIGALLVVSADWVGRVIIAPDEMLLGIVIALIGAPYFLFVLARAKA, from the coding sequence ATGAATGTTCTGCAAAAGCGTTTCTACCTATACAGCGCGGTATTTATCGTGTTGATTGCCGTCATGTTCGTCCTGCATCTCGGGACGGGCTTTGCAGATCTTTCCTATGTGGATCTTGCGCGTATCCTGCTCGGCGGTGGAACGGCAGAGGAAAATATGACCGTGTTTGACTTCCGCATGGTGCGCTCCGTGCTTGCCCTGCTCATCGGCGCGGGACTGGCGCTTGCGGGTCTTATCTTTCAAACGATCTCACGCAATGAGCTCGCGAGTCCCGGCCTTCTCGGCGTGAATGCGGGGGCGGGCTTTGGCGTTCTGCTGCTCATCTACTTCTCGGATACGGCGAGCTCGTCGCTCTGGCTGCAGCCGCTCGTCGCGACGAGCGGGGCGGCTCTGGCGGCGGTCTTCATCTACCGCATGAGCTACGAGAAGGGGAAGAACCTCTCGACCTATACGCTTGTCCTGATGGGCATCTCGCTCACTGCGGGCATCCATGCGATCGAGATGATGCTGATCGTGCGGCTCAGTCAAGAGAAGTTCAGTCAGGTCAATACGTGGATTATCGGCAGCATCTTTGGCGGAACGTGGGAGCACGTCGCTCTGCTGCTTCCGATCATTCTCCTCCTCGCCGCGTTCTTCTATCTGCGGCAGACGGATCTGGACGTGCTCGCGCTCTCGGATGAGACGGCAATCGGGCTCGGCGTGCCGCTGAACCGCGCACGCTTCCTCTATCTGATGGCGGCGGTCGCACTTGCGGCCTCCTGTGTTGCTATTGGCGGGAGCATCGGATTCGTGGGGCTGCTCTGTCCGCACATCGCACGGCGGCTCGTCGGTGTGCAGCACGCACGCAGCATCCCTCTGACTGTGCTCATTGGGGCGCTGCTCGTTGTGTCGGCGGACTGGGTGGGGCGCGTTATCATCGCACCCGATGAGATGCTGCTCGGCATCGTCATCGCGCTCATCGGCGCACCGTATTTCCTGTTTGTTCTCGCGCGTGCAAAGGCGTGA
- a CDS encoding phosphoribosylanthranilate isomerase has protein sequence MRVKICGMKTLAAARAAEEAGADYVGFIFAKGSKRYIVPAAAREIARELRHVKKVGVFVDAPMDAVNDIAALVGLDYVQLHGHETADMALRAARPVIKAYRYGDDFDAVAANAYPAEIILVDSYVAGAAGGTGTAFGWQEAAREIARVTKPVLIAGGITTENVGEAAEVFHPFGVDVSGGLEEDGEKSEAKIRAFMAAVRACD, from the coding sequence ATGCGCGTAAAGATATGCGGGATGAAGACACTTGCGGCGGCGCGTGCGGCAGAGGAGGCGGGCGCGGACTACGTCGGCTTTATCTTTGCTAAGGGGAGCAAACGCTATATTGTACCCGCAGCGGCGCGCGAGATTGCGCGGGAACTCCGCCATGTGAAAAAGGTCGGCGTATTTGTCGATGCGCCGATGGATGCGGTGAACGATATCGCTGCGCTTGTTGGGCTCGACTATGTGCAGCTGCATGGGCACGAGACGGCGGATATGGCACTGCGTGCGGCACGTCCCGTCATTAAGGCGTATCGGTACGGAGATGATTTTGATGCGGTGGCGGCGAATGCCTATCCCGCCGAAATCATCCTCGTGGACAGCTATGTCGCGGGTGCGGCGGGCGGCACGGGCACGGCGTTCGGCTGGCAGGAGGCGGCGCGGGAGATTGCACGCGTCACGAAACCCGTGCTTATCGCAGGCGGCATCACGACAGAGAACGTCGGGGAGGCGGCAGAGGTCTTTCATCCCTTCGGCGTCGATGTGTCGGGCGGACTCGAGGAGGATGGAGAGAAGTCCGAGGCGAAAATCCGCGCCTTTATGGCGGCGGTGCGTGCGTGTGATTGA
- the trpA gene encoding tryptophan synthase subunit alpha yields the protein MSMRLDEKLAKLRAEGRTGLYIYVTAGCPSAEVTVDIVRRAEEAGADVIELGLPFSDPMADGPVIQEASVIALKQGMTMKKALEIVKEIRKHSEIPLIGMGYINMVHHYGFEKFVEDFKAAGMDGVIFPDVPHEESADMRRICAAHDFTLTEFITPGTTEERMAETCKDATGFIYCISNYGVTGVKEIDYSIIGGVCKAARRYTDVPLAIGFGIGTPEAAARAGKQADGVIVGSAVVKHIIDDDIDGGIQLIADMRKALDA from the coding sequence ATGAGCATGCGTCTGGATGAAAAACTTGCGAAGCTCCGCGCCGAGGGACGCACGGGGCTCTATATCTACGTCACGGCGGGCTGCCCAAGTGCAGAGGTGACCGTGGACATCGTGCGCCGCGCCGAGGAGGCGGGTGCGGATGTGATCGAGCTTGGGCTGCCGTTCTCTGATCCGATGGCGGATGGTCCTGTTATTCAGGAGGCGAGCGTCATTGCCTTGAAGCAGGGCATGACAATGAAGAAGGCGCTCGAGATCGTCAAGGAAATCCGCAAGCATTCGGAGATTCCTCTGATCGGCATGGGCTACATCAATATGGTGCATCACTACGGCTTTGAGAAATTCGTCGAGGATTTCAAGGCGGCGGGGATGGACGGCGTAATCTTCCCCGACGTGCCGCACGAGGAGTCTGCCGATATGCGCCGCATCTGTGCCGCGCATGACTTCACGCTCACGGAGTTCATCACGCCCGGCACGACCGAGGAGCGCATGGCGGAGACGTGCAAGGACGCGACGGGCTTTATCTACTGCATCTCGAACTACGGCGTTACGGGCGTGAAGGAGATCGACTACTCCATCATCGGCGGTGTCTGTAAGGCGGCACGCCGCTATACGGACGTACCGCTCGCCATCGGTTTCGGCATCGGCACGCCCGAGGCGGCGGCGCGCGCGGGCAAGCAGGCGGACGGCGTCATCGTTGGCAGCGCCGTGGTCAAGCATATCATCGACGACGATATTGATGGCGGCATTCAGCTGATTGCCGATATGCGCAAGGCACTTGATGCGTAA
- a CDS encoding ABC transporter substrate-binding protein, producing MRGGKGIVVLLALSVLVGAVGCGQQADIRAPKSEKAQEAVAKARRFDPAVLRADTPEAIDAEFAARLADKRKAAEKLYREEDGKRILKHKFGETELPDAPVRIVCIRMEDPMLALDAPMVAAYDFPQYYLHDRLAARGIMRISINDENKTINLEQVQGAKPDLIVMRDSFGKGVYQDLAKIAPVAAFDLRDYERSLLALSMVLQRPADGEVRLLQFYDRAKRDRMRIKGAIGDSTVALLRIMNKEVRLYPYATNDINRFMYELLNLRPPQMVVDIDGNDANNAISLELLPELGTDYLLINAGFGPSSRQNSAVARKRFEAMQRDPLWQSVPAVRTGRMDVVNAMIWNAHGIISKEMAMDALADWMEEHGQ from the coding sequence ATGAGGGGCGGGAAGGGGATCGTCGTCCTGCTTGCCCTGTCTGTGCTTGTCGGTGCTGTCGGCTGCGGACAACAGGCGGACATTCGTGCGCCGAAATCCGAAAAAGCACAGGAGGCAGTGGCAAAGGCGCGGCGATTCGACCCTGCCGTATTGCGTGCCGATACGCCTGAGGCAATCGATGCGGAGTTTGCCGCGCGTCTTGCGGACAAGCGCAAGGCGGCGGAGAAGCTCTATCGCGAGGAAGATGGAAAGCGCATTCTGAAGCATAAGTTCGGCGAGACGGAACTGCCCGATGCGCCCGTGCGTATTGTCTGTATTCGCATGGAGGATCCCATGCTCGCACTCGATGCACCGATGGTTGCAGCGTACGATTTTCCGCAGTACTACCTGCATGACCGGCTTGCGGCACGCGGTATCATGCGCATCAGCATCAACGACGAGAACAAGACGATCAACCTGGAGCAGGTGCAGGGGGCAAAGCCCGACCTCATCGTCATGCGCGACAGCTTCGGCAAGGGCGTCTATCAGGATCTCGCGAAGATCGCACCCGTCGCTGCCTTTGACCTCCGCGACTACGAGCGGTCGCTCCTCGCGCTCTCGATGGTCTTGCAGCGCCCTGCCGATGGTGAGGTGCGTCTCTTGCAGTTCTATGATCGGGCAAAGCGTGACCGCATGCGGATCAAGGGGGCGATCGGGGATTCAACCGTCGCACTTCTGCGCATCATGAATAAGGAGGTGCGCCTCTATCCCTACGCGACGAACGACATCAACCGCTTCATGTACGAGCTGCTCAACCTGCGCCCGCCGCAGATGGTGGTGGACATCGACGGAAACGATGCGAACAACGCGATCTCGCTCGAACTGCTGCCCGAACTCGGCACGGACTATCTGCTCATCAATGCGGGGTTTGGGCCGAGCAGCCGGCAGAACAGTGCCGTCGCACGCAAGCGGTTCGAGGCGATGCAGCGCGATCCGCTCTGGCAGAGTGTGCCGGCGGTGCGCACGGGTCGTATGGATGTGGTGAATGCGATGATCTGGAACGCACACGGCATTATCTCGAAGGAGATGGCGATGGATGCGCTTGCCGACTGGATGGAGGAGCATGGGCAATGA